From a region of the Rhinatrema bivittatum chromosome 15, aRhiBiv1.1, whole genome shotgun sequence genome:
- the LOC115076705 gene encoding cystatin-B-like encodes MERPGLLLVSWSQVAGVMLCGGTGAVKPANADTQAIVDEVRPQYEAKEGKNPMCFKLISYRTQVVAGTNYFCKVQTGDDEYAHLCIYKTLPYDGQKLTLTNYQTCKTEHEEISYF; translated from the exons ATGGAACGCCCCGGGcttctgcttgtctcctggtcGCAGGTTGCAGGAGTCATGCTGTGCGGTGGTACCGGAGCGGTGAAGCCCGCTAATGCTGACACCCAAGCTATTGTCGATGAG gtaAGGCCACAATATGAAGCAAAGGAGGGGAAGAATCCCATGTGTTTTAAACTTATCTCCTACAGAACACAGGTTGTTGCTGGGACAAACTATTTCTGCAAG GTCCAAACAGGTGATGATGAATATGCACATCTATGTATCTATAAAACCCTTCCATATGATGGGCAGAAGCTGACCCTCACCAACTACCAGACCTGCAAGACTGAGCATGAGGAAATCAGCTATTTCTAA